The Eublepharis macularius isolate TG4126 chromosome 3, MPM_Emac_v1.0, whole genome shotgun sequence genome has a window encoding:
- the LAMP1 gene encoding lysosome-associated membrane glycoprotein 1 translates to MAARSGRGLLLLTAVLLGLLQSFSTFEVKEDDNVCILANFSVEFTVEYEAKSHKENKSFELPHNATVLNISSCGKKEKSTPVLAVGFGKGHSLILDFEKGESSYSVKNLTFKYNVSDTSIFPNSTEKGIKEATSETDMHASLNTTYTCIHNHRITMANVTVLFSHVTLEAYLASNNFSHNHTVCKEDLKPTTAAPTTNVPTTTSQAPPTPSKNPDVGHYNLTGHNGTCLLALMALQLNVTYKANNKTKLDVLNFPSNTTYSGTCNNVSVTLNMSLDSAWLVFHFVQNTSIDKYFLQGVGINIDLPSESLEPKYSVMNNSLSELKATVGKSYKCFSEEHIWVSERASVNLFNVQLQAFKFEGNSFGAVEECQLDENNMLIPIIVGAALAGLVLIVLIAYLIGRKRSHAGYQTI, encoded by the exons gattgttgcaatCATTTTCAACATTTGAAGTTAAAGAAGATGACAACGTCTGCATATTAGCCAATTTCTCTGTAGAATTCACAGTGGAATATGAGGCAAAAAGTCACAAAGAG AATAAAAGCTTTGAACTTCCACACAATGCTACAGTACTGAATATTAGCAGCTGTGGTAAAAAAGAGAAAAGCACACCAGTTCTTGCAGTTGGATTTGGCAAAGGACATTCATTAATCTTGGACTTTGAAAAGGGTGAAAGTTCCTACAGTGTCAAAAACCTGACATTCAAATACAATGTGTCTGATACTTCCATTTTCCCCAATTCAACTGAAAAAG GAATAAAAGAAGCAACTTCAGAAACCGATATGCATGCATCCTTGAATACTACATATACATGTATACACAACCACAGGATAACGATGGCAAACGTGACCGTTCTTTTCAGTCATGTCACACTCGAAGCGTACCTTGCAAGTAACAACTTCAGTCATAATC ACACTGTCTGTAAGGAAGATCTGAAGCCCACCACTGCTGCCCCTACAACTAATGTACCTACAACTACTAGTCAAGCACCACCCACACCCTCTAAAAATCCAGACGTGGGACACTACAACTTGACTGGTCATAATGGTACCTGTTTGCTTGCTTTGATGGCCCTGCAACTGAATGTTACTTACAAAGCAAATAATAAG ACTAAATTGGATGTGTTGAATTTTCCATCAAATACTACTTATTCCGGGACCTGTAACAATGTCTCAGTTACTCTGAACATGTCTCTTGACAGCGCCTGGCTTGTTTTCCATTTTGTGCAG AATACAAGTATTGACAAGTACTTTCTGCAAGGCGTCGGTATAAACATTGATCTTCCTTCTGAATCTTTAg AACCGAAGTACAGTGTAATGAACAACAGCCTGAGTGAACTAAAAGCTACTGTTGGAAAATCTTACAAGTGTTTTTCGGAGGAGCATATCTGGGTTTCAGAAAGAGCTTCTGTTAATTTATTCAATGTTCAACTTCAAGCTTTCAAGTTTGAAGGAAACAGCTTTGGAGCAG TGGAAGAATGTCAGCTGGATGAAAACAATATGTTGATCCCCATCATAGTTGGTGCAGCCCTTGCTGGACTTGTCCTCATAGTATTGATTGCATATTTAATTGGCAGAAAACGTAGCCATGCTGGCTATCAAACAATTTAA